Proteins encoded in a region of the Nitrospirae bacterium CG2_30_53_67 genome:
- a CDS encoding menaquinol oxidoreductase, whose protein sequence is MLEKALTGSRRYWAWIFFLLAIIGVGFIFYLRQLSYGLGITGMSRDVTWGFYIAQFTYLVGVAASAVMLVIPYYLHNYKKFGRITVLGEFLAVSAVIMCILFIFVDLGQPFRVMNVVLHPTPNSVMFWDMIVLLGYFMLNIVIAWATLGAERKSAPPPSWIKPLIYLSIPWAVSIHTVTAFLYAGLPGRHMWLSAIMAARFLASAFASGPALLIILCLIVRSQTRFDPGKEAIQTLAKIVTYAMITNVFFLLLEFFTAFYSGIPGHMNSLKYLFFGLEGHGALVPFMWTFVVLAVIGIGMLVPPPLRSNENLLAVAAILIIVSTWIDKGLGLVVGGFIPNPFEEVVEYAPTLPELSIALGVWAIGFLILTILFKVATAVKEEAAQ, encoded by the coding sequence ATGCTGGAAAAGGCATTGACCGGAAGTCGAAGATACTGGGCATGGATATTTTTCCTGCTTGCGATCATCGGGGTAGGGTTTATTTTCTACCTGCGGCAGCTAAGTTACGGTTTGGGGATCACCGGTATGAGCCGGGACGTGACTTGGGGGTTCTACATCGCCCAGTTTACCTATCTGGTGGGGGTGGCGGCCTCGGCGGTGATGCTGGTCATTCCTTATTATCTCCATAATTACAAGAAATTCGGGAGGATCACGGTTCTCGGAGAGTTCCTGGCCGTCTCCGCCGTGATCATGTGCATCCTGTTCATCTTCGTCGACCTCGGCCAGCCCTTCCGGGTCATGAATGTGGTCCTGCATCCCACCCCAAACTCGGTCATGTTCTGGGACATGATCGTCCTCTTGGGGTATTTCATGCTGAATATCGTGATCGCATGGGCTACCCTGGGCGCTGAGCGCAAGTCCGCGCCTCCGCCTTCATGGATCAAACCGCTGATCTACCTTTCGATTCCATGGGCGGTCAGTATCCATACGGTGACCGCGTTCCTGTATGCCGGTCTTCCCGGAAGACATATGTGGCTCTCCGCCATCATGGCGGCCCGGTTCCTGGCCTCGGCATTTGCATCAGGCCCCGCTCTTCTGATTATCCTTTGCCTGATCGTGAGAAGTCAGACCCGTTTCGACCCGGGCAAGGAGGCCATCCAGACCCTGGCCAAGATCGTGACTTACGCCATGATCACCAATGTATTTTTTCTGCTCCTTGAATTCTTCACCGCCTTTTACAGCGGGATACCGGGACATATGAATTCCCTCAAATATCTCTTTTTCGGGCTGGAAGGGCATGGGGCGCTTGTTCCCTTCATGTGGACATTTGTGGTTTTGGCCGTTATAGGAATCGGTATGCTGGTCCCGCCGCCTCTGCGCTCAAACGAGAATCTTCTGGCCGTTGCCGCGATATTGATCATCGTTTCGACATGGATCGACAAAGGGTTGGGGCTGGTGGTGGGCGGTTTCATCCCTAACCCGTTTGAAGAAGTGGTGGAATATGCGCCGACCCTGCCCGAACTCTCGATTGCCCTCGGTGTCTGGGCCATCGGGTTTCTGATATTGACCATTCTGTTTAAAGTGGCGACGGCCGTTAAGGAAGAGGCCGCTCAGTGA